A section of the Verrucomicrobium sp. GAS474 genome encodes:
- the accB gene encoding acetyl-CoA carboxylase biotin carboxyl carrier protein produces the protein MNPNSPQQPQTRIRLMDLKEIKAVIDLMTKNSLLEFELEKQDFKIRIKKGEIHEISTYNAPVGAVFAQPQAAPAIAAPVAAPAPAAPAAPAADAKEIVSPMVGTFYHSPSPDSAPYVTVGQEVTEDTVVCIIEAMKVMNEIKAEIRGTITEVLAENGKPVDFNKPLFAVRAK, from the coding sequence GTGAACCCGAACAGCCCGCAGCAGCCTCAAACAAGGATACGTTTAATGGACTTGAAGGAAATCAAAGCCGTCATCGATTTGATGACGAAAAACAGCCTCCTCGAATTTGAACTCGAAAAGCAGGATTTCAAAATTCGGATCAAAAAGGGGGAAATTCACGAGATTTCGACCTATAACGCCCCCGTCGGCGCCGTTTTTGCCCAACCTCAGGCCGCTCCCGCCATTGCGGCTCCCGTAGCCGCCCCGGCCCCGGCGGCTCCCGCCGCCCCCGCGGCCGATGCCAAGGAGATCGTCTCCCCGATGGTCGGCACCTTCTACCACTCTCCCTCGCCCGATTCGGCTCCCTACGTCACCGTCGGACAGGAAGTCACCGAAGATACCGTGGTTTGCATCATCGAAGCCATGAAAGTCATGAATGAGATCAAGGCGGAGATCCGTGGCACGATCACCGAAGTCCTCGCCGAAAACGGCAAGCCGGTCGACTTCAACAAGCCTCTCTTCGCGGTCCGGGCGAAGTAA
- a CDS encoding HU family DNA-binding protein — MNRAELVAQVQKALGKETTKAAAERAVEAVIESIKVGVKKSGGVQLIGFGTFKVANRKARTGINPKTGEKIKIKASKTVKFSVGSGFKKSL, encoded by the coding sequence TTGAATCGCGCAGAATTGGTCGCCCAGGTCCAGAAGGCCCTCGGCAAGGAAACCACGAAGGCCGCCGCTGAGCGCGCCGTCGAGGCCGTCATCGAAAGCATCAAGGTCGGGGTCAAGAAGTCGGGCGGCGTCCAGCTGATCGGTTTCGGCACCTTCAAGGTTGCCAATCGCAAGGCTCGCACGGGCATCAACCCGAAGACGGGCGAGAAGATCAAGATCAAGGCCTCCAAGACGGTGAAGTTCTCCGTCGGCAGCGGCTTCAAGAAGAGCCTCTAG
- a CDS encoding COX15/CtaA family protein: protein MSQPQPPSPPAFPTFPAFPKGLPLYSAFVAASVVFLICIGALVTSFNAGMSVPDWPTSYGYNMFTFPIQKWIGPIFYEHTHRLVASVVGLFTVILAGWVWLKEPRPWVRKLAVFAVALVILQGVVGGIRVIKAQQDYGIVHGTLAQLFLVTTGLLALVYSRNWRVLPSNGARLPKGWEQGIAFVSALIFCQLILGAVMRHQHAGLSIPDFPTVYGHVVPHVTEADLVRINAHRQQAGQVPTSLVQIYLQVAHRAMALVILSGIIAATLAIFRCRQSPPHLRFLSGIWTGLVCLQVALGMTVIWSQKNPFITSLHVVTGALLLLVGSHLTFLIIHWRRMEKLR from the coding sequence ATGAGCCAGCCCCAGCCCCCCTCTCCGCCTGCCTTCCCCACGTTCCCTGCTTTCCCAAAGGGCCTTCCCCTCTACAGCGCCTTCGTCGCCGCCTCGGTTGTCTTCCTGATCTGCATCGGGGCGCTGGTCACGAGCTTCAATGCCGGGATGTCGGTCCCCGACTGGCCGACGAGCTACGGGTACAACATGTTCACCTTCCCCATCCAGAAATGGATCGGGCCGATCTTCTACGAGCACACCCACCGCCTCGTCGCCTCGGTCGTCGGCCTCTTCACCGTCATCCTCGCCGGGTGGGTCTGGCTGAAGGAACCGCGCCCCTGGGTGCGGAAGCTGGCGGTCTTCGCCGTCGCCCTCGTCATACTCCAGGGCGTCGTCGGCGGCATCCGGGTGATCAAGGCCCAGCAGGATTACGGCATCGTCCACGGCACCCTCGCCCAGCTCTTCCTCGTCACCACCGGCCTCCTCGCCCTCGTCTACAGCCGGAACTGGCGGGTCCTCCCCTCGAACGGCGCGCGCCTGCCGAAGGGGTGGGAGCAGGGCATCGCCTTCGTCTCGGCGCTGATCTTCTGCCAGCTCATCCTCGGCGCGGTCATGCGGCACCAGCACGCCGGGCTCTCGATCCCCGACTTCCCCACCGTCTACGGCCACGTCGTCCCCCACGTGACCGAGGCCGACCTCGTCCGCATCAACGCGCACCGGCAGCAGGCGGGCCAGGTGCCGACCTCGCTCGTCCAGATCTACCTCCAGGTGGCCCACCGGGCGATGGCCCTCGTCATCCTCTCGGGGATCATCGCCGCGACGCTCGCCATCTTCCGCTGCCGCCAGAGCCCGCCCCATCTCCGCTTCCTGAGCGGGATCTGGACCGGCCTCGTCTGCCTCCAGGTCGCCCTCGGGATGACGGTGATCTGGAGCCAGAAGAATCCGTTCATCACCTCGCTCCACGTGGTGACGGGGGCGCTCCTCCTCCTGGTCGGCTCCCACCTGACCTTCCTGATCATCCATTGGCGGCGCATGGAGAAACTCCGATGA
- a CDS encoding cysteine desulfurase family protein: MPPYIFLDHQAGAPLSEGVRAAMLPFLNEPANPASHHRGGVRAREALDLARREVATLIGAASPEEIVFTASGTESVNLALLGYARANRDKGTHLLLGATEHRAVLRTAAALEREGFTVTLVPVDAAGLLSADTFLAAARAGTILAAVHWANHEIGTIEPIAELASRCAERSIAFFTDAGAAAGSIPIDVAAAPVSLLSLSAHRFGGPQGAGALYRRRGIALEPLLHGGEQEGGLRAGTENLPAIVGMGAAAAEVTAALPSRQETLGRCQRLLLDTLRATIPGLLLNGPEPGPLRNAANLNVGIPGLDGEALVLLCDMRGLALSSGALCVSREERSSHVLAALGLPPERSRSNVLFTLGAGTTGEEIAAACAIVSKAAEKLRAT, encoded by the coding sequence ATGCCCCCCTATATCTTCCTCGACCATCAGGCGGGAGCCCCCCTTTCCGAGGGGGTCCGGGCGGCGATGCTTCCCTTTTTGAACGAACCGGCCAACCCGGCGAGCCACCATCGCGGAGGCGTCCGGGCCCGCGAGGCCCTCGACCTGGCGCGGCGCGAGGTGGCAACGCTGATCGGAGCCGCCTCGCCCGAGGAGATCGTCTTCACCGCCTCCGGCACCGAGAGCGTGAACCTGGCCCTCCTCGGCTATGCCCGGGCCAATCGAGACAAGGGAACCCATCTCCTCCTCGGAGCGACCGAACATCGCGCCGTCCTCCGCACGGCGGCCGCCCTCGAGCGGGAAGGCTTCACCGTCACCCTCGTCCCCGTCGATGCCGCAGGCCTTCTCTCCGCCGACACCTTCCTTGCCGCCGCCCGGGCCGGGACGATCCTCGCCGCCGTCCATTGGGCGAACCACGAGATCGGAACGATCGAGCCGATCGCCGAGCTCGCCTCCCGCTGCGCCGAGCGGAGCATTGCCTTCTTCACCGACGCCGGGGCGGCGGCGGGCTCGATCCCGATCGACGTGGCCGCCGCGCCGGTCTCCCTCCTCTCCTTAAGCGCCCATCGCTTCGGCGGGCCGCAGGGCGCGGGGGCGCTCTATCGCCGTCGGGGAATCGCCCTGGAACCGCTCCTCCACGGCGGGGAACAGGAGGGAGGCCTCCGCGCGGGGACCGAGAATCTCCCCGCCATCGTCGGCATGGGGGCCGCCGCGGCCGAGGTCACCGCAGCCCTTCCCTCCCGGCAGGAAACGCTGGGCCGCTGCCAACGCCTCCTGCTCGACACCCTCCGCGCCACAATCCCCGGCCTTCTCCTCAACGGTCCCGAGCCCGGGCCGCTGCGGAACGCCGCCAATCTCAACGTCGGCATCCCCGGCCTCGACGGCGAGGCCCTCGTCCTCCTTTGCGACATGCGGGGCCTCGCGCTCTCCAGCGGGGCGCTCTGCGTGAGCCGCGAGGAGCGGAGTTCCCACGTCCTCGCCGCCCTCGGGCTGCCGCCGGAGCGGAGCCGCTCCAATGTCCTCTTCACCCTCGGGGCGGGAACGACCGGGGAGGAGATCGCCGCCGCCTGCGCCATCGTCTCCAAGGCCGCTGAAAAACTGCGCGCGACGTAA
- the cysS gene encoding cysteine--tRNA ligase: MSADLRLYNSLTRTVEAFQPREAKRVGMYSCGPTVYNHAHIGNFRSFLYGDLLRRTLRHFGFSVTSVMNFTDVDDKTIRGSRAAGEGLRAFTDRHITEFRRDMEILNITPHDEQPRATDHIPEMVALIGKLIGKGLAYVSGNGADSGSVYFRVAALPDYGKLSHLDKEGLKPGARVAQDEYEKETLGDFALWKAWTEDDGDVAWESPWGKGRPGWHIECSAMAMRYLGEELDLHCGGIDLLFPHHENEIAQSEGATGRPFARCWGHSAHLLVDSQKMSKSLGNLFTVRDVEAKGFTGRQLRYVLVKTHYRQSLNFTWAELEAASTALTRVDNWIVRWKAESPERFMVTHPDGKAFLDAFSAALADDLNISGALGHLFDFIRETNNLMDQKKPLPDLPAIWEKIDAVLGLGILKTEIPPEIAALGEERLAARAAKDWKKSDAVRDELARLGWSVRDSAKGQELVKK; the protein is encoded by the coding sequence ATGAGCGCCGACCTCCGGCTCTACAACTCCCTGACCCGGACGGTCGAGGCCTTCCAGCCCCGCGAGGCGAAGCGCGTCGGCATGTACTCCTGCGGGCCGACGGTCTACAACCACGCCCACATCGGGAACTTCCGCTCCTTCCTCTACGGCGACCTCCTCCGGCGGACCCTCCGCCACTTCGGCTTCTCCGTGACCAGCGTGATGAACTTCACCGACGTCGACGACAAGACGATCCGGGGTTCCCGCGCCGCGGGCGAAGGCCTCCGCGCCTTCACCGACCGCCATATCACCGAGTTCCGCCGGGACATGGAGATCCTCAACATCACCCCCCACGACGAGCAGCCCCGGGCCACCGACCACATCCCGGAGATGGTCGCCCTCATCGGGAAGCTGATCGGGAAGGGCCTCGCCTACGTCTCCGGGAACGGCGCGGACAGCGGCTCCGTCTACTTCCGCGTCGCCGCCCTGCCCGATTACGGGAAGCTCTCCCACCTCGATAAGGAGGGGCTGAAGCCCGGTGCCCGCGTCGCCCAGGACGAGTACGAGAAGGAGACCCTCGGCGACTTCGCCCTCTGGAAGGCGTGGACCGAGGACGACGGCGACGTCGCCTGGGAATCCCCCTGGGGGAAGGGCCGCCCCGGCTGGCACATCGAGTGCTCCGCCATGGCGATGCGCTACCTCGGCGAGGAACTCGACCTCCATTGCGGCGGGATCGACCTCCTCTTCCCCCATCACGAGAACGAGATCGCCCAGAGCGAGGGCGCGACGGGCCGCCCCTTCGCCCGGTGCTGGGGCCACAGCGCCCACCTCCTCGTCGATTCCCAGAAGATGTCGAAGTCGCTCGGGAACCTCTTCACCGTCCGCGACGTCGAGGCGAAGGGCTTCACCGGCCGCCAGCTCCGCTACGTCCTGGTGAAGACCCACTACCGCCAGTCGCTCAACTTCACCTGGGCCGAGCTCGAGGCCGCCAGCACCGCGCTCACGAGGGTCGACAACTGGATCGTCCGCTGGAAGGCCGAGTCGCCGGAACGCTTCATGGTCACCCATCCCGACGGGAAGGCCTTCCTCGACGCCTTCTCCGCCGCCCTGGCCGACGACCTGAACATCTCCGGCGCCCTCGGCCACCTCTTCGATTTCATTCGCGAGACCAACAACCTCATGGACCAGAAGAAGCCGCTCCCCGATCTTCCCGCCATCTGGGAAAAGATCGACGCCGTCCTCGGCCTCGGCATCCTCAAGACCGAGATCCCCCCGGAAATCGCGGCCCTCGGGGAGGAGCGCCTCGCCGCCCGCGCCGCGAAGGACTGGAAGAAAAGCGACGCCGTCCGCGACGAGCTCGCCCGCCTCGGCTGGTCGGTCCGCGATTCGGCCAAGGGGCAGGAATTGGTCAAAAAATAA
- the thiE gene encoding thiamine phosphate synthase, with the protein MSDLLLQRRIRLQKARLYGILDLGYLSPDRLVPVGEAMIRGGVDLIQLRAKGRSHEEITAWARLLRPIFQGTDTLFIVNDDPEAARDAEVDGVHIGQDDGLVPEIRARILPDQIVGKSSHSVEQAVAAAGEGADYIGVGPLFATPTKPDYVPVGLGLIGEVAARVAIPRFCIGGIKRENLDEVLAAGADRVVVVSGILQAGADADIEAYCRDLKSRVGMKGLLA; encoded by the coding sequence ATGTCTGACCTCCTCCTGCAGCGGCGCATCCGCCTCCAGAAAGCCCGCCTTTACGGCATTCTCGACCTCGGCTACCTCTCCCCGGATCGACTGGTCCCGGTCGGGGAGGCGATGATCCGGGGCGGCGTCGATCTCATCCAGCTCCGCGCCAAGGGCCGGAGCCACGAGGAAATCACCGCCTGGGCCCGGCTCCTCCGCCCGATTTTCCAGGGGACCGACACCCTCTTCATCGTCAACGACGACCCCGAGGCGGCCCGCGACGCCGAGGTCGACGGCGTCCACATCGGCCAGGACGACGGCCTTGTCCCCGAGATCCGCGCCCGGATCCTGCCCGATCAGATCGTCGGCAAATCGAGCCATAGCGTCGAGCAGGCCGTCGCCGCCGCAGGGGAGGGGGCCGATTACATCGGCGTCGGCCCGCTCTTCGCGACGCCGACGAAGCCCGATTACGTTCCCGTCGGCCTCGGCCTGATCGGCGAGGTCGCGGCCCGGGTGGCGATCCCCCGCTTTTGCATCGGCGGGATCAAGCGGGAGAACCTCGACGAGGTCCTCGCCGCCGGGGCCGACCGGGTCGTCGTCGTCTCGGGCATCCTGCAGGCCGGGGCGGACGCCGACATCGAGGCCTATTGCCGCGACCTCAAGTCCCGCGTCGGGATGAAGGGCCTCCTCGCCTGA
- the accC gene encoding acetyl-CoA carboxylase biotin carboxylase subunit, with the protein MFNKILIANRGEIALRIIRACRDLGVKTLAVYSEADKNSPHVRLADEAICIGKAASNESYLKIERIIGAAEIGDVDAIHPGYGFLAENAHFAEVCESCNIKFIGPKPSAIRSMGDKAVARETARKAGVPITPGSDGLVDTEQEALKVAKKIGYPVMIKAVAGGGGRGMRRAHNDVSLIQGFHAAKMEAEKAFGNGGLYVEKLIEQPHHIEFQVLADRFGKVIHLGERDCSIQRRNQKLIEEAPSAIVNADLRKKMGKASVKLAEAVQYENAGTIEYLVDHAGNFYFMEMNTRIQVEHPVTEEVYGIDLVRKQIEIAAGLPLGKEYDDVKPLRHAIEIRINAEDPYDNFRPSPGKIESMFAPGGIGVRLDTHAYAGYVIPPYYDSMIGKLIVTGPDRKTAIDRALRALGEFSIRGVKTTIPLASEILRHGDFQKGDYSTHFIESHFSAGVGGAAKKE; encoded by the coding sequence ATGTTTAACAAGATTCTCATTGCGAACCGGGGGGAAATCGCCCTCCGGATCATCCGTGCCTGCCGCGACCTCGGGGTCAAGACCCTCGCGGTCTATTCCGAGGCCGACAAGAACTCCCCCCACGTCCGCCTGGCCGACGAGGCCATCTGCATCGGCAAGGCCGCCAGCAACGAGAGCTACCTGAAGATCGAGCGGATCATCGGGGCCGCCGAGATCGGCGACGTCGACGCTATCCATCCCGGCTACGGCTTCCTCGCCGAGAACGCCCACTTCGCCGAGGTCTGCGAGAGCTGCAACATCAAGTTCATCGGGCCGAAGCCCTCCGCCATCCGTTCGATGGGGGACAAGGCCGTCGCCCGCGAGACGGCCCGCAAGGCCGGCGTCCCGATCACCCCCGGCAGCGACGGCCTCGTCGACACCGAGCAGGAGGCCCTCAAGGTCGCCAAGAAGATCGGCTACCCGGTCATGATCAAGGCCGTCGCCGGCGGCGGCGGACGCGGCATGCGCCGGGCCCACAACGACGTCAGCCTCATCCAGGGCTTCCACGCCGCGAAGATGGAGGCCGAGAAGGCCTTCGGCAACGGCGGCCTCTACGTCGAGAAGCTGATCGAGCAGCCCCACCACATCGAATTCCAGGTCCTGGCCGACCGCTTCGGCAAGGTCATCCACCTCGGCGAGCGCGATTGCTCCATCCAGCGCCGCAACCAGAAGCTGATCGAGGAGGCCCCCTCCGCCATCGTCAACGCCGACCTCCGCAAGAAGATGGGCAAGGCGAGCGTGAAGCTGGCCGAGGCCGTCCAGTACGAGAACGCCGGGACGATCGAATACCTCGTCGACCACGCCGGGAACTTCTACTTCATGGAGATGAACACCCGGATCCAGGTCGAGCATCCGGTGACCGAGGAGGTCTACGGCATCGACCTCGTCCGGAAGCAGATCGAGATCGCCGCCGGTCTCCCCCTCGGCAAGGAATACGACGACGTGAAGCCCCTCCGCCACGCCATCGAGATCCGGATCAACGCCGAGGACCCCTACGACAACTTCCGCCCCTCTCCGGGCAAGATCGAGTCGATGTTCGCCCCCGGCGGCATCGGCGTCCGCCTCGATACCCACGCCTACGCCGGGTATGTGATCCCGCCCTATTACGACTCGATGATCGGCAAGCTGATCGTCACCGGCCCCGACCGGAAGACGGCGATCGACCGCGCCCTCCGCGCCCTCGGCGAGTTCTCGATCCGCGGGGTGAAGACGACGATCCCCCTGGCTTCCGAAATCCTCCGGCACGGCGACTTCCAGAAGGGCGATTACTCGACCCACTTCATCGAGAGCCATTTCTCCGCCGGCGTTGGCGGCGCGGCGAAGAAGGAGTAG
- the ispF gene encoding 2-C-methyl-D-erythritol 2,4-cyclodiphosphate synthase — MSRVGIGYDVHPLVPGRKLFLGGVEIPYDRGLDGHSDADVLIHAIADAILGAIGSLDIGHHFPNSDERWRGVRSTVFLTEIARIAKEKGFVIENIDSSLISEAPKIGPFLAQMREAMGTALGIEAERIGIKATTNERLGFVGRGEGIAAMAVASLTKVS, encoded by the coding sequence ATGTCACGTGTCGGAATCGGTTATGACGTCCATCCCCTTGTCCCGGGGCGCAAGCTCTTCCTCGGAGGAGTCGAGATCCCCTATGACCGGGGCCTCGACGGCCATTCCGACGCCGACGTCCTGATCCACGCGATCGCCGACGCCATCCTCGGTGCCATCGGTTCCCTCGACATCGGCCACCACTTCCCCAACAGCGACGAGCGTTGGCGGGGCGTCCGCAGCACCGTCTTCCTCACCGAGATTGCCCGGATCGCCAAGGAAAAGGGCTTCGTCATCGAGAACATCGATTCCTCCCTCATCTCCGAAGCGCCGAAGATCGGGCCGTTCCTCGCCCAGATGCGCGAGGCGATGGGGACCGCCCTCGGCATCGAGGCCGAGCGGATCGGCATCAAGGCGACGACCAACGAGCGCCTCGGCTTCGTCGGACGCGGCGAGGGGATCGCGGCGATGGCTGTGGCCTCGCTGACGAAGGTTTCCTGA
- the cyoE gene encoding heme o synthase, which produces MKGDETAAAVEIEAPAERHTLLSDLFELVKFRLTFFNLMTTLAGFYLGNPSVVSGRLLLHTILATGLVAASASALNQVIERKHDARMARTASRPLPSGRRRVGEVFVGALLAGIGGTVWLALAVNVLSAVIAAATLLSYVLVYTPMKRHTTLNTLVGAIPGALPPVIGFTAARDEVGPQAYILFAILFLWQIPHFLAIAWLYRDEYRDAGFRMITGDDPQGEKTSRHSLYTAAALLPIGLLPTFFHIAGKPYFWGAVVIGGGYVWAGWRFFQRRDRASARVLFLASILYLPLLLGLMAYDAVK; this is translated from the coding sequence ATGAAGGGCGACGAGACCGCCGCCGCCGTCGAGATCGAGGCCCCCGCTGAGAGGCACACCCTCCTCTCCGACCTCTTCGAGCTGGTGAAATTCCGGCTGACGTTCTTCAACCTGATGACGACGCTGGCCGGGTTCTACCTCGGCAATCCGAGCGTCGTCAGCGGGCGGCTCCTCCTCCACACGATCCTCGCGACCGGCCTCGTCGCCGCCTCGGCCTCGGCCCTGAACCAGGTCATCGAGCGGAAGCACGACGCCCGGATGGCCCGGACGGCCTCCCGGCCGCTCCCCTCGGGACGGCGGCGCGTCGGCGAGGTCTTCGTCGGGGCGCTCCTCGCCGGGATCGGCGGGACGGTCTGGCTCGCCCTGGCGGTGAACGTCCTCTCGGCCGTCATCGCGGCGGCGACCCTCCTTTCCTACGTCCTCGTCTACACCCCGATGAAGCGGCACACGACGCTGAACACCCTCGTCGGCGCGATCCCCGGGGCGCTGCCGCCGGTCATCGGCTTCACCGCCGCCCGGGACGAGGTCGGCCCCCAGGCCTACATCCTCTTCGCCATCCTCTTCCTCTGGCAGATCCCCCACTTCCTTGCCATCGCCTGGCTTTACCGGGACGAATACCGCGACGCCGGGTTCCGCATGATCACGGGGGACGACCCCCAGGGGGAGAAGACCTCCCGGCATTCCCTCTACACGGCCGCGGCCCTCCTTCCCATCGGCCTCCTTCCGACCTTCTTCCACATCGCCGGGAAGCCCTACTTCTGGGGCGCGGTGGTGATCGGCGGGGGATACGTCTGGGCGGGCTGGCGCTTCTTCCAGCGCCGGGACCGTGCCTCGGCCCGCGTCCTCTTCCTCGCCTCGATCCTCTATCTCCCGCTCCTGCTCGGCCTCATGGCCTATGATGCCGTCAAGTGA
- a CDS encoding alpha/beta fold hydrolase codes for MSSLFPIFQEKRSRRGRLLPALLLATLAGIGFILFCLSAILADIAMTIPPVSHSGWTPAMAGLGYEEREATASDGVRLAGWFIAPDERAQGRNLPTVVIVHGLGAGKEFMVNYILLAHQQGYPVLAIDLRGHGASAPGLTTLGYREPLDIVAWARTLRAAGTTRVIFWGTSLGAVTSLRGAAAVEKAASDPVSGLQGLSVAGVIADAPFDTLPHSIANHGRIFFHLPYFPLVPLTEWQIHRKFGFATSEVDSLAAVRHLHAPVLILAAELDQRMPRPEVHAIYEAAAEPKEFYLIPGETHETRRFAPAFRERITAFLARYSTGQPTGPVPTAPEQAR; via the coding sequence ATGTCCTCCCTCTTCCCGATTTTCCAGGAAAAGCGTTCCCGCCGGGGCCGCCTGCTCCCCGCCCTCCTCCTCGCGACCCTCGCCGGGATCGGCTTCATCCTCTTCTGCCTTTCCGCGATTCTCGCCGATATCGCAATGACGATTCCGCCGGTCTCCCATTCGGGATGGACCCCGGCGATGGCCGGTCTCGGGTACGAGGAACGGGAGGCGACGGCCTCCGACGGGGTCCGGCTGGCCGGTTGGTTCATCGCCCCGGACGAACGGGCGCAGGGACGCAACCTGCCGACGGTGGTGATCGTCCACGGGCTCGGCGCGGGCAAGGAATTCATGGTGAATTATATCCTGCTCGCCCATCAGCAGGGGTATCCCGTCCTGGCGATCGACCTCCGGGGCCATGGGGCGAGCGCCCCCGGCCTGACGACGCTCGGCTACCGGGAGCCGCTCGATATCGTCGCCTGGGCACGGACGCTGCGGGCGGCGGGAACGACCCGCGTGATCTTCTGGGGGACCTCCCTTGGGGCGGTCACCTCCCTTCGCGGTGCGGCGGCGGTCGAGAAGGCCGCATCCGATCCCGTCTCCGGCCTGCAGGGTCTCTCCGTCGCCGGGGTGATCGCCGACGCCCCCTTCGATACCCTCCCCCATTCGATCGCGAATCACGGCCGGATCTTCTTTCACCTCCCCTATTTCCCCCTGGTCCCCCTGACCGAATGGCAGATTCACCGGAAATTCGGCTTCGCAACCTCCGAGGTCGATTCCCTGGCCGCCGTACGGCATCTCCACGCGCCGGTCCTGATCCTGGCGGCCGAACTCGATCAACGGATGCCCCGGCCCGAAGTCCACGCGATCTACGAGGCGGCGGCCGAACCGAAGGAATTTTACCTGATCCCGGGGGAGACCCACGAGACGCGGCGCTTCGCCCCCGCATTCCGCGAACGGATCACGGCGTTTTTGGCGCGGTACTCGACGGGGCAGCCGACGGGACCGGTGCCGACGGCTCCGGAGCAGGCCCGCTAG
- a CDS encoding sigma-70 family RNA polymerase sigma factor has product MELTDHQLMEAVAKGDEGAFRLLMERHQRLVHGTVLRMLGDPFEAEDVAQRVFVRVWQAAPRYRPEAKFNTWLLTIVRHLVFNESRRLSRLRTVETKLFQPREGEEEPSEPDLFDPRQRDPASLLAGKEFRGKLDRAIAALPENQRMAILLKAHEDLPYEEIAAILETSLGATKSLLFRAREALKASLGEAAGDLFDGAF; this is encoded by the coding sequence ATGGAATTGACCGATCATCAGCTCATGGAGGCCGTCGCGAAGGGCGACGAGGGGGCCTTCCGGCTGCTGATGGAGCGGCACCAGCGCCTCGTCCACGGCACGGTGCTGCGGATGCTGGGCGATCCCTTCGAGGCGGAGGACGTGGCGCAGCGGGTCTTCGTCCGTGTCTGGCAGGCGGCCCCCCGCTACCGGCCCGAGGCGAAGTTCAACACCTGGCTCCTCACCATCGTCCGCCATCTGGTTTTCAACGAGAGCCGCCGCCTCTCCCGCCTCCGGACAGTCGAGACGAAGCTCTTCCAGCCGAGGGAAGGTGAGGAGGAGCCGTCGGAGCCCGATCTCTTCGACCCGAGGCAGCGCGATCCGGCGAGCCTCCTGGCGGGGAAGGAATTCCGTGGGAAGCTCGACCGCGCCATCGCCGCCCTTCCGGAGAACCAGCGGATGGCGATCCTGCTGAAGGCCCACGAGGATCTCCCCTACGAGGAGATTGCCGCCATCCTCGAAACCTCCCTCGGCGCGACCAAGTCGCTCCTCTTCCGCGCCCGCGAAGCCCTGAAGGCTTCCCTGGGGGAGGCGGCGGGCGACCTCTTCGATGGGGCTTTTTGA
- the tmk gene encoding dTMP kinase, with protein sequence MNRLITFEGSEGCGKTTQISLLKEKLETRGETVLVTREPGGTPLGEKIRHLLKDAPEGKGMTDATELLLFSASRAELVTKVIAPALKEGAWVLCDRFTDSTFVYQGIARELPIEFISTLNLFATGDLVPGLTLLLEVSPAKAAERMAHRATRDRIEDEEPEFFDIVREGFVTLAESEPDRIKRINADADPGTVAEIIWTHFLHAFPA encoded by the coding sequence ATGAACCGGCTCATCACGTTCGAGGGCTCCGAGGGTTGCGGCAAGACGACCCAGATCAGCCTCCTCAAGGAAAAGCTCGAAACGCGCGGCGAGACCGTCCTCGTCACCCGCGAGCCGGGCGGCACCCCGCTCGGCGAAAAGATCCGCCACCTCCTGAAGGACGCCCCCGAAGGGAAGGGGATGACCGACGCCACTGAGCTCCTCCTCTTCTCCGCGAGCCGGGCCGAGCTCGTCACGAAGGTCATCGCCCCCGCGCTGAAGGAAGGGGCCTGGGTCCTCTGCGACCGCTTCACCGACTCGACCTTCGTCTACCAGGGGATCGCCCGCGAGCTCCCCATCGAGTTCATCAGCACGCTGAACCTCTTCGCCACCGGCGATCTCGTCCCCGGCCTCACCCTCCTCCTCGAGGTCTCTCCCGCGAAGGCGGCGGAACGGATGGCCCACCGCGCCACCCGGGACCGGATCGAGGACGAGGAGCCCGAGTTCTTCGACATCGTCCGCGAGGGCTTCGTCACGCTGGCCGAGTCGGAACCCGACCGGATCAAGCGGATCAACGCCGACGCCGATCCCGGCACCGTCGCCGAGATCATCTGGACCCATTTCCTCCATGCCTTTCCCGCCTGA